The Chaetodon trifascialis isolate fChaTrf1 chromosome 16, fChaTrf1.hap1, whole genome shotgun sequence genome includes a region encoding these proteins:
- the LOC139344275 gene encoding tyrosinase-like, translated as MKLMGVMKMIMRMMFLQQLVKQFPRLCATRDALRTKECCPSWEGDGSPCGASSGRGFCQDVEVTDQPDGPQYPFSGLDDREKWPLVFYNRTCQCAGNFMGFNCADCKFGYFGVNCNERRESLRRNIFHLSRPERIRLVSYLNLAKQTVSRDYVVATGTYQEMENGSNPMFADVSVYDVFVWMHYYVSRNALLGGPGNVWTNVDFAHWAPAFLPWHRVYLLHWEHEIRKLTGDASFTIPYWDWRDAQGCDVCTDELMGERSSQDPSLLSPASVFSSWRVLCSRAEDYSSRGVLCDAREEGPLRRNPGNHNRNVVERLPTSAEVEFTLSLTNYDTGAMDRSANMSFRNTVEGFGDPQTGLGNSSHMGMHAALHVFMNGSMSSVQGAANDPIFLLHHAFVDSIYEEWLRRHRPSPSQYPESNAPIGHNSEYHMVPFLPLYRNREYFISSKDLGYEYTYLLDANQRLAESIRPYLEELQAVWPWLLLAGLCGGIVAVAVTACVLTAKRRYRESPWLPVWRWKNLFALPERQPLIWSSDAEETTHRNYQTTM; from the exons CAGTTCCCTCGTCTGTGTGCCACTCGGGATGCCTTGCGCACCAAGGAGTGCTGCCCGTCTTGGGAAGGGGACGGCTCGCCCTGCGGAGCCAGCTCGGGTCGGGGCTTCTGCCAGGATGTGGAGGTGACGGACCAGCCCGACGGGCCGCAGTACCCCTTCTCCGGGTTGGACGACAGGGAGAAATGGCCCTTGGTTTTTTACAACCGGACTTGCCAGTGCGCAGGAAATTTCATGGGTTTCAACTGCGCGGACTGCAAGTTTGGCTACTTTGGTGTGAACTgcaatgagaggagagagtcCCTGCGGAGGAACATATTCCACCTGTCCAGGCCCGAGAGGATCAGACTTGTGTCCTACCTGAACTTGGCCAAGCAGACGGTCAGCAGGGACTACGTTGTGGCCACCGGGACCTACCAGGAGATGGAAAACGGCTCCAACCCGATGTTCGCTGATGTGTCAGTGTATGATGTGTTCGTGTGGATGCATTACTACGTGTCCCGGAACGCGCTGCTAGGCGGGCCCGGGAACGTGTGGACCAATGTGGACTTTGCCCACTGGGCGCCTGCCTTTCTCCCGTGGCACCGCGTGTACCTGCTGCACTGGGAGCACGAGATCAGGAAGCTGACCGGAGACGCGAGCTTCACCATCCCGTACTGGGACTGGAGGGATGCCCAGGGATGTGACGTGTGCACGGACGAGCTGATGGGCGAACGGAGCAGCCAGGATCCAAGTCTGCTGAGTCCGGCCTCGGTCTTCTCCTCTTGGAGG GTGCTGTGCTCCCGGGCAGAGGActacagcagcagaggtgtgtTATGTGATGCCAGAGAAGAAGGGCCCCTGCGTCGAAACCCTGGAAACCACAACCGGAACGTGGTTGAACGACTGCCAACTTCAGCAGAGGTGGAGTTCACTCTCAGTCTGACCAACTATGACACCGGAGCCATGGACCGCAGTGCCAACATGAGCTTCAGGAACACTGTGGAAG GATTCGGGGATCCTCAGACTGGGTTAGGAAATAGTTCTCATATGGGCATGCATGCCGCCCTCCACGTGTTCATGAACGGCTCCATGTCGTCAGTGCAGGGTGCAGCAAATGACCCCATATTCCTGCTTCACCACGCGTTTGTTGACAG CATTTATGAGGAGTGGCTCAGGAGGCATAGACCATCTCCATCACAGTATCCAGAGTCTAATGCTCCAATAGGGCACAACAGTGAATACCACATGGTGCCCTTCCTGCCCCTCTACAGAAACAGAGAGTATTTCATCTCCAGCAAGGACCTGGGATATGAATATACATATCTGCTAGATGCTA ACCAGAGGCTAGCAGAATCTATACGTCCTTACCTGGAGGAACTGCAGGCTGTGTGGCCGTGGCTGTTGCTCGCAGGCCTCTGTGGAGGAATTGTAGCAGTGGCCGTAACTGCTTGCGTCCTAACTGCCAAACGGCGATACAGAGAGTCGCCTTGGCTGCCTGTGTGGAGGTGGAAAAACTTATTTGCCCTCCCGGAAAGACAACCACTTATCTGGAGCAGTGACGCAGAGGAAACCACCCACCGTAACTACCAAACAACTATGTGA
- the chordc1b gene encoding cysteine and histidine-rich domain-containing protein 1 yields MSVLCYNKGCGQRFDPENNPDDGCTYHPGVPVFHDALKGWSCCKRRTTDFSDFLSIVGCTKGPHNKEKPPEPVKPDVTSSGEKKDADDQKPKFNEYIISAPKPQEAICRPSADEPIMRMQHKVSGSLKQALEKLRLSESAAVMKEEESDEIKIGTSCKNGGCTKSFDGPASDSDVCLYHSGFPIFHEGMKYWSCCKRKTSDFNTFLSQEGCTKGTHLWRKKDAGKKVVPCRFDWHQTGSQVIISIYAKNAVPELSYVDANSTTLNIHVIFEGEKEFEQKISLWGVIDVSKSVVNMMAAKIEVAMKKSEAMSWARLDLPPPVIPPKENEKKEDTGSEDEDE; encoded by the exons ATGGCTGCACCTATCATCCCGGAGTCCCAGTATTTCACGATGCATTGAAG GGGTGGTCCTGCTGCAAGAGAAGGACCACTGACTTCTCAGACTTCCTCAGCATTGTT GGCTGTACAAAAGGTCCCCACAACAAGGAGAAGCCCCCTGAGCCGGTGAAGCCAGATGTGACATCgtcaggagaaaagaaagacgcAGATGACCAGAAACCAAAGTTTAACGAGTACATCATCTCTGCACCAAAGCCTCAGGAAGCGATATGCAGACCAAg TGCTGATGAGCCGATCATGAGAATGCAGCATAAAGTCTCTGGTTCTCTGAAGCAGGCTCTGGAGAAACTGAGGCTTTCTGAGAGTGCTGCAGTGATGAAAG AGGAAGAGAGTGATGAGATCAAGATCGGAACGTCCTGTAAGAATGGTGGATGTACTAAA AGTTTCGATGGACCTGCAAGCGATTCGGATGTGTGCCTATATCATTCTGGATTTCCTATCTTCCATGAAGG GATGAAATACTGGAGTTGCTGTAAAAGGAAAACCTCCGACTTTAACACCTTCCTCTCTCAAGAGGGCTGCACCAAAGGAACACatctgtggaggaaaaaagatgCG GGTAAGAAAGTGGTTCCATGTCGGTTTGACTGGCACCAGACGGGGTCGCAGGTCATCATCTCCATCTATGCCAAGAATGCCGTCCCAGAGCTCAGCTACGTGGATGCAAACAGCACAACG ctcaacATCCATGTTATATTTGAAGGAGAGAAGGAATTTGAGCAGAAAATCAGCTTGTGGGga GTGATAGATGTGAGTAAAAGTGTAGTGAACATGATGGCCGCTAAGATCGAGGTAGCCATGAAGAAGTCAGAGGCCATGTCATGGGCTCGTCTGGACCTTCCTCCCCCTGTCATCCCACCCAAGGAGAACGAGAAGAAAGAGGATACTGGCAGCGAGGACGAAGACGAATGA